The Haematobia irritans isolate KBUSLIRL chromosome 1, ASM5000362v1, whole genome shotgun sequence DNA segment ACTGGAATGGACTGTATGTGAGATTAGGCTCCCAGAATAGTTTGATCAGAAAAACAGAGAAAGAAAAAAGGCAGTATCAGTTTCAGTTGATAACAGAGATATTTTATTGCAGACGGCGGCAGCTTACCAGTTCGATGACTATGCAAAAAGTGAAGTTACAATTCATTTTGGTTAATAATCAGACATAATAAGTTTGAATTCAGCAATAGATTTGTATGATAGAGAAGGACAGCTACTTCAAAGATACAAAGAAAAAGACTTTTCTCTGGCTGGCATAGAAAAGTTCTAGTGTTACcgcttttaaattaatttaactcaAATTGGGCTAAGtaaacttaaaattaacaaTTAAGTACATGTAATACATCAATTAATTCATTGTTGTTTCTTACGAGTAAATGATAATTCAATTCATAAATCTAATAATTCAGTTcataagtaaatatttcaattcatgGAAAAATGTGAGTTGAACAGAGTTCAACATTCCGCCCCCTTTGCAAGATTGCAACCTAGCAGCGACAAACTCCCGAGATAACCCATCCGAATATCGTACTCTGGGCTATTGGCATTGTAGATGAGGTTTGGATTAAACCGGCCTTTAGGATCATGGGCAGTTGGTCATTGCCGATAACAGCCTCAACGTTTGTAGGCTTATAAAAATGTGGGTCAGCCAGGTCGCTGAGATGATTATATATCGTCTGGAATTTCTTGTCATTGGTTTCCTGGGGTAAGGTCGTAGTGATTCGATTTTGAACCAATCCGGTGATTTGTATCTTCACCGTGGGATCGTGATACGACTGTAAACTTAGTGTACAGTATTCATCACCATTTTTCTTTGTGGTTCGAAGATGTAGCCGTTgaacaagagttttgttgacgaATGTTTGTAGACCGGCAGAGTTCAGCATCAGGCGTAGTTTTGCAGGACCCTTCGAAGTTAAGACTCGCGCCAAAGCAGTGGGTAAGAAGACGTGACTTTTAGTTTTTTGGCTTAATCTTTCGTGGACAAGCGGAGCTGAGCGGTGACGTTTATGGTTGGCAGTCGAGTGTAAACGATGTGTTGTTTGACGTTGAGAACTTGGTGACACCTTGGAAGTTCTTACTTGAGAACTATGATGGGGTTTGTTGTGGTCATCCACATGCAACATGGTATGATGGTTATTGTTGCACACCATGCAAGTCTTGCGCGACCGGCACCATTCTCTTGTGTGGGATGAGCACAAACATTTGAAGCAAAAGccttttattttcacttcctgTCTTCTTTTTAGGACGTCCATATTGTAAAACGCAGAGCAGTCTTTGAGCGTGTGTCTTTTATAGCAGATGCGACATTTCGGAAGATTCTTTGCTAAGCTGTAAaggtaaatttattaaattatgaaCGGGGTTGAGAAAATAGTACGGAATCTAATTGGCAACTGGTAGAATGCAAAGTTTAACCAAAGGACGGACAATTGTTCCGTTTTGAGTTCTGATTTCGGCTACTCGAACTTTAGTGTCAGAACCGAAATAAACTTTAGTAACTCGGCCTAATCGCCATTCAGTAGGTGGCAAATTGTCATCTTTAACCACTACAAAATCGTTTTCTCTCAGATTGCTTTGTTCAGTTTTCCACTTATATCGACGTTGTAACTCAGTTATGTACTCATTTTTCCATCTTTTCGCAAAATGAGCTTGAATGATTTTGAGCCTCTGCCAGCGGTTAAGTAGTGATAAATTTTCGGAAGATTCTTCAGGAACTGAAGTCAGAGCGGCTCCTCTCAGAAAATGTCCAGGAGTTAGTGGAATCAGATCCTCAGGGTTTTCACTTACGGGAGAAAGAGGTCTCGAGTTAAGAATACTTTCAATTCTAATCAGTAATGTGGAAAATTCTTCATAGGTGTATTTCAAGTTACCTGCCACTTTTCGCAAGTGAGTCTTCATGCTTTTGACGGCGGCCTCCCATAAGCCTCCCATATGTGGAGCATGAGGAGGAATAAAATGCCACGCAAAACCATGTATATTGTAATGTTCAACTAGATGCTTTTCGGCGGATTTCAGAAACGCTTCGTATTCTTTAGATAGAGCTCTACTAGCTCCAACGAAATTTGTCCCATTGTCAGAAAATACCTTTTTGGGGAACCCCCTTCGCCCTACGAAGCGATTAAAAGTTGCCATAAAGGCTTCAGTCGATAGATCAGAACAGACCTCTAAGTGAACAGCTCGAGTAGACAGGCAGATGAAAACTGCGGCATATCCTTTCTGCAATTTTGCATTTCGTAACTTTGATGTCTTCAGATCAAAAGGTCCAGCAAAATCTATTCCAGTGTTGGTGAAAGGCAGTGAAAAATTACATCTTTCAACAGGTAAAGCGCCCATTATTTGATTCCTGATTCTCTGTTTATAGATTGTACAATTTCGACAATTTCGAATACAATAGCgtatagcatttttcaaacgtatgATAAAGAATTCAGCTCTTATAGCGCGCAGCATGCTTTGGTGCTCAGCATGAAGAAGAATCTTATGAGTGTAATCAAttaacaatttacaaaatttcgattGTTCCGGAATGATTAGTGGATATTTTTCGGCATAGTTTAAATGAGCATTGGCCAAACGGCCGTTGACCCGAAGCAGTTTATGTTCATCCAGAAATGGATTTAAAGTTAGTAATTTGCTTTTAGAAGGAAGGGCGTGGTTATTTTTTAGGGCATTATATTCACAAAAGTAGAATCGTTTCTGGGCTAGTTTGATGAGTTGCAATTTTACAGTTCGTATTTCTGTAGCAGTAATGAAATCGTTTCTCGTTTCAGAACAGTATTGCTTCTGGCATTTCCTTATGAAACGATACATAAAACATATAACCCGAAGAGCACGATCAAATGATGAGAATCTTTCCAATATGTCTTCAGTTTGTGTTTGGGTTTGCAGGGTAATCACTTTTCTTTCAAGGGTTGGCTCATTGATAGATACAGGTTTTGGCCAAAGTTCTGGTGGTTTTACCAGCCATTTCGGTCCATTCCACCACAGTGTATTGGAATTCAATTCGGTAGCAGTACATCCACGAGTTCCTATATCAGCAGGGTTTTCATTAGTGGGCACATGTCTCCAGGTGGCATTTCCTACATTGTCCAGAATCTCAGATACCTTGTTGGCAACAAACGTTTTCCAGTGAAACGGTGGTTTAGCCAACCACGCCAACGTAATAGTGGAATCGGACCATAAGTATATATCAGAAATGGATACATTCAAGTTTTGACagaccgatttcaataatttaGACAGTAGTGCAGCCCCGCACAGTTCAAGCCTGGGCAAACTAACAGTTTTTAAAGGAGCTACTTTGCTTTTCGAAGCAAGTAAGTAAGCAGTTCGAACTTTCAGTGGTGATAAAGTGCAAATATAAATGCAAGCGCAGTATGCCTTTTCCGAGGCGTCACAAAACCCatgaatttcaattcttttttctGGAGAGTAGTGTATCCAGCGGGGTATCCTTATGGATtcaatagcagtaaaatttgcaaTGAAGATATTCCACTTTTCTAATGAGTGGGATCTGACTTCTTCATCCCAGTCTGTACCATCGATCCACAGTTGCTGAAGAAGCATTTTTGCC contains these protein-coding regions:
- the LOC142220454 gene encoding uncharacterized protein LOC142220454, translating into MEKSLAKNLPKCRICYKRHTLKDCSAFYNMDVLKRRQEVKIKGFCFKCLCSSHTREWCRSRKTCMVCNNNHHTMLHVDDHNKPHHSSQVRTSKVSPSSQRQTTHRLHSTANHKRHRSAPLVHERLSQKTKSHVFLPTALARVLTSKGPAKLRLMLNSAGLQTFVNKTLVQRLHLRTTKKNGDEYCTLSLQSYHDPTVKIQITGLVQNRITTTLPQETNDKKFQTIYNHLSDLADPHFYKPTNVEAVIGNDQLPMILKAGLIQTSSTMPIAQSTIFGWVISGVCRC